From a single Candidatus Defluviilinea gracilis genomic region:
- a CDS encoding energy-coupling factor ABC transporter permease, whose amino-acid sequence MHYSPVALHIPDGFLSLVVSLICWAITAVVLAMAVSRTNRALGEKQVPLMGIMAAFIFAAQMLNFPVAGGTSGHLLGGALAAIVLGPWAGMLVMTAVIAVQALLFQDGGLIVMGANILNMGLITAMIGYGLYRSVSNASRTTKLVVAGVAAWLSVMAGALATALQLWLSGTSDLQTVTIAMLGVHALIGVGEALITVAALTFIMQTRPDLLDETSASAQGGRGWVIPGIALSVAVVLLSPLASAHPDGLERVAKNMGFLELGQSAPYSIIPDYTVPFLGTTALSTIVAGIIGALVVLGLSILAGRSLQKKSQMSK is encoded by the coding sequence ATGCACTACTCACCTGTAGCCCTTCATATTCCCGACGGATTCTTGTCGCTGGTAGTTTCGCTGATCTGTTGGGCGATCACGGCAGTCGTACTGGCAATGGCTGTCTCGCGCACGAACAGAGCGCTCGGCGAAAAACAAGTTCCGTTGATGGGTATCATGGCGGCGTTCATCTTCGCCGCGCAGATGCTGAATTTCCCGGTTGCGGGCGGCACCTCGGGGCATTTGCTGGGCGGCGCGCTTGCGGCGATCGTGCTCGGTCCGTGGGCGGGGATGTTGGTGATGACGGCGGTCATTGCCGTGCAGGCGTTGTTGTTCCAAGATGGCGGCTTGATCGTCATGGGCGCGAACATTTTGAATATGGGCTTGATCACCGCGATGATCGGGTATGGTTTGTATCGCAGTGTTTCGAATGCAAGCCGCACGACGAAGCTTGTTGTGGCTGGCGTTGCCGCATGGCTTTCGGTGATGGCGGGCGCGCTCGCCACCGCGCTTCAGCTGTGGTTGAGCGGAACGAGCGATCTGCAAACCGTGACCATCGCCATGTTGGGAGTGCACGCGTTGATCGGGGTCGGCGAGGCGTTAATCACCGTTGCCGCGTTGACATTCATCATGCAAACCCGCCCCGACTTGTTGGATGAAACATCCGCTTCGGCGCAGGGTGGGCGTGGATGGGTGATCCCGGGCATTGCTCTTTCAGTGGCGGTTGTTTTGCTTTCACCGCTTGCTTCCGCTCATCCCGATGGGCTCGAACGCGTGGCGAAGAATATGGGCTTCCTTGAACTCGGGCAGTCTGCGCCGTATTCGATCATCCCCGATTACACGGTTCCGTTCCTCGGCACGACAGCGCTTTCCACGATTGTTGCCGGCATCATTGGCGCGTTGGTTGTGCTTGGGCTTTCGATCCTTGCGGGCAGGTCGTTGCAGAAGAAATCGCAAATGAGCAAGTGA
- a CDS encoding HEAT repeat domain-containing protein yields MNLKQNINRLIFMLLAILTSCNQMSVKPTPSPEVEASTLPTPASTLADLLKDLKSDDVAVRLSSIYALEKYGDAATVAIPALIDNLYINDADVRKAAADALGKFGPGAKSAIPDLIHMLRNDSYYHARAAAADALGLIGDPQAVPDLVATLFEEQTYQLHNLEISCAESIAKITGEKFREAGSKGVYSIDNNGLPLIVIDAREWWLNVGQFEDWSKK; encoded by the coding sequence ATGAATCTCAAACAAAATATTAACCGGCTGATATTTATGCTACTAGCAATTCTTACTAGCTGCAATCAGATGTCGGTTAAGCCAACGCCGTCTCCGGAGGTCGAAGCATCGACTTTACCTACTCCAGCATCAACACTAGCCGATCTTTTAAAGGATCTAAAAAGTGACGATGTGGCAGTTAGGCTTTCATCAATATATGCACTTGAAAAGTACGGAGATGCGGCCACGGTTGCTATACCTGCATTGATTGACAATTTATATATCAATGATGCTGATGTCCGAAAGGCGGCTGCTGATGCACTTGGTAAATTTGGGCCAGGTGCCAAATCCGCTATTCCAGATTTGATACATATGTTGCGTAATGATTCTTATTATCATGCGAGGGCGGCAGCAGCTGACGCTTTAGGGCTTATTGGAGATCCTCAGGCTGTTCCAGATCTTGTTGCTACTCTTTTCGAAGAGCAAACATATCAATTGCACAATTTAGAAATATCTTGCGCCGAATCTATCGCTAAAATAACGGGTGAAAAATTTAGAGAGGCGGGTTCTAAAGGAGTGTATAGCATTGACAACAATGGTCTGCCCTTGATAGTAATAGATGCTCGAGAATGGTGGCTGAATGTGGGACAATTCGAAGATTGGAGTAAAAAGTAG
- a CDS encoding transposase, which yields MSNNLLLVTADASFAKALHLGLERAGRRLHLAKTRGEAVVRADEHNCALAFLDIALGERAIHETGTALRALKPTIKLVLFCDEDTPPTLDSLRPWALLRKPYYLPDVLTMINEKSTPISSPVQNRLVQTSDPALPWLQDVTKAAQHLTRLTLESAAQAALITRGNAMWAYAGGLSQEAANEIAVTVTRRWEGQKGSDLLRFIRLEATRAEHMLYATRLADDVVLALVFDAETPFSTIRSQAGKLADSLALSEAEVVETPPMPSQPATAFDAPTQYLDEDAEEEIPSIADILSDVPSPTPEQKVYPVTTDLPFETRPSTPIKSRRYSRESSPAMHVDELLGTNQNLEETVEHATQDFNATTPSKSAPRPRTPMRQPMPGELDETRPHSITEVASRVMLEPLTPGLYNLPYACLLLPRFSSHYLTGDISDRLSEWLPQICIAFGWRLEYLAVRPEYMQWVVNVPPSSSPGYLMRIMRQQLSEKVFIEFPRLKKENPSGDFWAPGYLIMGGTQPHPPQLVKNYIRDTRTRQGYSDPPRIR from the coding sequence ATGTCTAACAACCTCCTGCTCGTCACCGCCGATGCAAGCTTTGCAAAGGCGCTTCACTTGGGGCTGGAGCGGGCAGGGCGTCGCCTTCACCTCGCCAAAACCAGAGGCGAAGCCGTTGTGCGGGCAGATGAGCACAATTGCGCGCTCGCCTTTCTAGACATTGCCCTGGGAGAGCGCGCCATCCACGAAACTGGAACAGCCCTACGGGCGCTCAAACCGACCATAAAACTGGTTCTGTTTTGTGACGAGGATACCCCGCCCACGCTCGATTCGCTCCGCCCATGGGCGCTCCTCCGCAAGCCCTACTACCTACCGGATGTGTTGACCATGATCAACGAAAAATCCACCCCCATCTCAAGCCCCGTTCAAAATCGCCTTGTGCAAACAAGCGACCCCGCCCTGCCCTGGTTGCAGGATGTGACCAAAGCCGCGCAACACCTCACGCGCCTCACGCTTGAATCGGCCGCGCAAGCCGCGCTCATCACTCGCGGCAATGCGATGTGGGCTTACGCCGGCGGGCTCTCACAAGAAGCCGCGAACGAGATCGCCGTCACTGTCACCCGCCGCTGGGAGGGACAAAAAGGAAGCGACCTGTTGCGCTTCATCCGCCTTGAAGCCACCCGCGCTGAACACATGCTCTACGCCACGCGCCTCGCCGACGACGTTGTGCTTGCCCTCGTCTTCGACGCCGAAACGCCGTTCAGCACCATCCGCTCGCAGGCTGGCAAACTGGCCGATTCGCTGGCGCTTTCGGAGGCTGAGGTTGTGGAAACGCCCCCCATGCCGAGCCAGCCCGCCACCGCGTTCGACGCGCCGACTCAATATCTGGATGAAGACGCGGAAGAGGAAATCCCCTCCATCGCGGATATTCTGTCAGACGTCCCCTCCCCAACCCCCGAACAAAAAGTGTACCCGGTCACAACCGACCTTCCGTTTGAAACCCGCCCGTCCACGCCCATCAAATCGAGGCGCTATAGCCGCGAAAGTTCTCCCGCCATGCATGTGGATGAGTTGCTCGGAACGAATCAAAATTTGGAAGAGACGGTGGAACATGCGACGCAAGATTTCAACGCCACCACGCCATCGAAATCCGCGCCGCGCCCGCGCACCCCAATGAGACAACCCATGCCCGGCGAACTGGATGAGACCCGCCCGCACTCGATCACCGAGGTGGCAAGCCGGGTCATGCTCGAACCGCTCACGCCCGGTTTGTATAACCTGCCGTATGCCTGCCTGTTGTTGCCGCGGTTTAGCTCGCATTACCTGACCGGCGATATTTCGGACCGACTGTCGGAATGGTTGCCGCAAATTTGCATCGCGTTCGGCTGGCGTTTGGAATACCTCGCCGTGCGCCCGGAATATATGCAATGGGTGGTGAATGTGCCGCCTTCGAGTTCGCCCGGTTATCTCATGCGCATCATGCGCCAGCAGTTATCGGAAAAGGTATTCATCGAATTCCCGCGTTTGAAGAAGGAAAATCCCTCCGGCGATTTCTGGGCGCCCGGGTATCTCATCATGGGCGGCACGCAACCGCACCCGCCGCAATTGGTGAAGAATTACATCCGGGATACCCGCACCCGCCAAGGCTATTCAGACCCGCCAAGGATTCGCTGA
- a CDS encoding transcriptional repressor: MSCGLAYAPQLRSLGYRITPQRMAILHVLCHSGKHLSPRDVYQKAKKNLPTLTEPTVYRTLDFLAKNGLARPTQAGKGRLRYEMAKDEHHHLVCRVCGDEIEVEHELLESMYRKMESTSGYQRIDRHVTFFGVCPECLKT, from the coding sequence ATGTCTTGTGGCTTAGCATACGCTCCCCAACTTCGCTCGCTGGGTTACCGCATCACCCCGCAACGGATGGCGATCCTGCATGTGTTGTGTCACTCGGGGAAGCATCTTTCGCCGCGCGATGTGTATCAAAAGGCGAAAAAAAATCTTCCGACTCTCACCGAGCCTACGGTCTATCGCACCTTGGATTTTCTTGCAAAGAACGGGCTGGCGCGTCCGACCCAAGCGGGTAAAGGACGTTTACGGTATGAAATGGCAAAGGACGAGCACCATCACCTCGTTTGCCGCGTATGTGGCGACGAGATCGAAGTGGAGCATGAACTGCTCGAAAGTATGTATCGCAAAATGGAATCAACCAGCGGGTATCAACGTATTGATCGTCATGTGACTTTCTTCGGGGTGTGCCCGGAGTGTCTGAAAACCTAA
- the cbiQ gene encoding cobalt ECF transporter T component CbiQ, whose product MHSDAFDRYHHGHSFIHDLDPRVKVVVTVGFILSNALLPDGAWTAFALAWMFVLVASYFSELGFGFTFRRSFIALPFALAAITVLFSIPGKPVTSFQFLMWHFTITDAGLLRFASIVIRSWLSVQMAILLVAVTEFPKIVHALRHLRVPAVLTVIISFLYRYLFVLADEVLRLLRAREARSARAAGRGAGGSVLWRARVTGNMAGQLFLRSYERSDRVYNAMRSRGYTGELMTIHSHHVHASDWLIALLSFVCLMIMQVVGRAL is encoded by the coding sequence ATGCATTCCGACGCCTTTGACCGTTATCACCACGGACACAGTTTCATCCACGACCTTGACCCTCGCGTCAAGGTCGTGGTGACGGTTGGATTCATCCTCTCGAACGCGCTACTCCCCGACGGCGCGTGGACGGCGTTTGCGCTGGCGTGGATGTTTGTGTTGGTCGCAAGTTATTTCTCAGAGCTGGGGTTTGGGTTCACCTTCCGCCGTTCGTTCATTGCATTGCCGTTCGCGCTCGCCGCGATCACTGTTTTATTTTCCATTCCGGGCAAGCCAGTCACATCGTTTCAATTTTTGATGTGGCATTTCACCATCACCGACGCGGGGCTCTTGCGATTCGCGAGCATCGTCATCCGTTCGTGGTTGTCGGTGCAGATGGCGATCCTGCTTGTGGCGGTGACGGAGTTCCCAAAGATCGTCCATGCGCTTCGGCATTTGCGCGTGCCGGCGGTGTTGACTGTGATCATTTCGTTCCTCTATCGTTATCTCTTCGTGCTGGCAGACGAAGTCTTGCGACTGCTGAGGGCGCGCGAAGCCCGTTCGGCGCGCGCGGCAGGCAGAGGGGCGGGAGGAAGCGTGCTGTGGCGGGCGCGCGTCACCGGGAATATGGCGGGGCAATTATTTTTACGGAGTTACGAGCGCAGTGACCGAGTCTACAATGCGATGCGTTCGCGCGGTTACACAGGCGAGTTGATGACGATCCATTCGCATCATGTTCACGCAAGCGATTGGTTGATTGCTTTGCTGTCGTTCGTTTGTCTTATGATCATGCAGGTCGTCGGGAGGGCGTTGTGA
- a CDS encoding HEPN domain-containing protein yields the protein MTKEKSYKRDLIHYRLDLAREMLRDAQVLKENGGSAVSIVNRAYYSVFYAALALLVTEDVEPNKHAGVLAKFDELFVRQEFSQGK from the coding sequence ATGACGAAGGAGAAGTCGTACAAGAGAGACTTGATCCATTATCGGCTCGATTTGGCGCGTGAGATGCTGCGGGATGCGCAAGTCTTGAAAGAAAACGGCGGAAGCGCTGTGAGCATTGTGAACCGCGCCTATTATTCGGTCTTTTACGCCGCGCTGGCGTTGTTGGTGACCGAGGATGTCGAGCCGAACAAACATGCGGGGGTGCTGGCTAAATTCGATGAGTTGTTCGTGCGGCAGGAATTTTCCCAAGGGAAATGA
- a CDS encoding nucleotidyltransferase domain-containing protein, with protein MAKLRPRVRALALAREVRKRLTTELGQPIQVILFGSQARGDATKESDFDLLVILPMIDARTTRLASRIGWEVGFDAGRVISIIPDTREQMKRFGFLPFYRAIKTEGIAV; from the coding sequence ATGGCAAAGTTACGCCCACGAGTAAGAGCGCTTGCGCTTGCGCGCGAAGTCCGGAAAAGGCTGACTACTGAACTTGGTCAACCTATTCAGGTGATCCTGTTTGGCTCTCAGGCGCGCGGCGACGCGACGAAGGAGTCGGATTTTGACCTGCTGGTGATCCTGCCGATGATCGACGCGCGGACGACGCGTCTGGCTTCGCGGATCGGCTGGGAGGTCGGGTTTGACGCTGGGCGCGTCATTTCGATTATCCCCGACACGAGAGAACAGATGAAGCGTTTCGGCTTCCTGCCCTTTTATCGCGCCATCAAGACCGAGGGGATCGCGGTATGA
- the polA gene encoding DNA polymerase I, giving the protein MPPTLYLIDGHALAYRMYFALTAVGGSQRWQTSKGEPTAGIYGFARELLRIIEQEQPEYLAVAFDVGKTFRDEIFPEYKGTRDKMPDDLRPQIKRIREMVDAFNIPRLELEGYEADDVLGSVARIAAEQGLGVKIVTGDRDLLQLVNKRTAVYLAGDDKTFIKDEDVAQKLGVPPNQVVDYKALVGDKSDNIPGVAGVGEKTAIALLEKYKTLDGIYKNIDKVEPRWKTKLEANKENAYLSYTLAQIKTDLDIKLDLEHAKARDLNVPAIQAFFTELEFRTLLKTLEKVTGQSTSSASSASGTNTHSPLSANASGQMSMFANEPQVVVSPKVESNVTVLIVDTEKKLDDLVKALNKAKVISFDTETTSTEEMRADIVGISLAIQAGEGYYIPIGHNAGTNLPLKKVVAALKAPMTNPKIGKVAHNAKYDYIVLAQHGLTVSPLTFDTMLAEFIVDPSSRSLGLKNLAFVKLGEEMTHIEALIGKGKKQISMADVAIESVAPYAVADAETTLRLMPLEENELKRVDGEKLLAEIDMPLTPVLADMEMTGISLDLPFFAEMDKELTKRLSQIEKKVFDSVGKPFNINSTQQLSDVLFKTLRLEPPDKNNKTASGHYSTAAGVLEELSGKHPVVDWVLEQRELSKIKSTYVDALPVAINPKTNRVHTSYSQIGAVTGRLSSNNPNLQNIPIRTETGRRVRNGFIADKGNWLISVDYSQIELRIVAHMAQDEGMLAAFRADEDIHATTAAAIYNVALDAVTKDMRRHAKAINFGLIYGMSAFGLMRGTDLTLAEAENFVKAYFTKFPGVKKYLDGIRKQAAQQGYVETLLGRRRYFPALQGRTNPQLKAREEREAINAPIQGTAADIMKIAMLKIPPALKKAKLSGKMLLQVHDELVLECPKDELEKTAKVVKETMADAYPLDIPLSTEARYGANWGEMKTI; this is encoded by the coding sequence ATGCCCCCCACCCTCTACCTCATTGACGGACACGCCCTCGCCTATCGAATGTACTTCGCGTTGACGGCCGTCGGCGGGAGTCAACGCTGGCAAACGTCGAAGGGCGAGCCCACCGCAGGGATCTACGGATTCGCGCGCGAGTTACTTCGTATCATCGAGCAGGAACAGCCCGAATATCTCGCCGTCGCGTTCGATGTGGGCAAAACGTTCCGCGATGAAATTTTCCCCGAATATAAAGGCACGCGCGACAAAATGCCCGATGACCTGCGTCCGCAGATCAAGCGCATCCGCGAGATGGTGGATGCGTTCAACATTCCACGCCTCGAACTCGAAGGCTACGAAGCGGACGATGTGCTTGGCTCGGTTGCGCGTATCGCCGCCGAACAGGGACTCGGCGTGAAGATCGTCACCGGTGACCGCGACCTTCTGCAACTCGTCAATAAACGCACGGCAGTCTATCTCGCGGGCGATGACAAAACGTTCATCAAAGATGAAGATGTTGCTCAAAAACTCGGCGTGCCGCCCAACCAAGTGGTGGACTACAAAGCGCTCGTCGGCGACAAATCGGATAATATCCCCGGCGTGGCAGGTGTGGGCGAAAAGACCGCGATTGCCCTGCTCGAAAAATACAAAACGCTCGACGGCATCTACAAGAACATTGACAAGGTCGAGCCGCGCTGGAAAACCAAACTCGAAGCGAACAAAGAGAATGCCTACCTCAGTTATACGCTCGCGCAGATCAAAACCGATTTGGATATCAAACTCGATCTCGAACACGCGAAGGCGCGCGACTTGAACGTCCCTGCGATTCAAGCCTTTTTCACCGAACTTGAATTCCGCACGTTGTTGAAGACGCTCGAAAAAGTGACGGGGCAATCAACATCATCCGCTTCGTCTGCGAGTGGGACAAACACCCACTCTCCGCTCAGCGCGAATGCAAGTGGACAGATGTCCATGTTTGCGAATGAGCCGCAGGTGGTTGTCTCTCCCAAAGTGGAATCGAATGTCACCGTCCTCATCGTGGACACCGAGAAGAAGCTGGATGATCTCGTCAAAGCGCTGAACAAGGCAAAGGTCATTTCGTTCGACACTGAAACCACCTCCACCGAAGAGATGCGCGCGGACATCGTCGGCATTTCGCTGGCTATTCAAGCGGGCGAAGGATATTACATTCCCATCGGTCACAACGCGGGGACAAATCTTCCGCTGAAGAAAGTTGTCGCCGCGCTTAAAGCGCCGATGACGAATCCGAAAATCGGCAAAGTGGCGCACAACGCGAAATACGATTACATCGTGCTAGCGCAACACGGACTCACCGTCTCGCCGCTCACCTTCGACACGATGCTCGCCGAATTCATCGTTGACCCTTCGTCGCGCAGTCTCGGCTTGAAGAATCTCGCCTTTGTGAAACTCGGCGAAGAGATGACTCACATCGAAGCGTTGATCGGCAAAGGCAAGAAGCAGATCAGCATGGCGGATGTGGCAATCGAGTCCGTTGCGCCGTACGCAGTGGCGGATGCCGAAACGACATTGCGATTGATGCCGCTTGAAGAAAATGAACTGAAACGAGTGGACGGCGAAAAATTGCTCGCAGAAATTGACATGCCGCTCACGCCTGTGCTTGCAGATATGGAAATGACCGGCATCTCGCTCGATCTTCCATTTTTTGCAGAGATGGATAAAGAGTTGACGAAACGACTCTCGCAGATCGAAAAGAAAGTATTCGATTCTGTCGGCAAGCCGTTCAACATCAACTCCACGCAACAACTTTCGGATGTGTTGTTCAAAACGCTCAGGCTCGAACCACCCGATAAAAACAACAAAACCGCCAGCGGACATTACTCCACGGCGGCGGGCGTGCTCGAAGAATTGAGCGGCAAACATCCCGTTGTGGATTGGGTTCTCGAACAACGCGAACTTTCGAAGATCAAATCAACATACGTGGACGCGTTGCCTGTCGCAATTAATCCAAAGACGAATCGAGTCCACACTTCGTACAGTCAGATTGGCGCGGTGACGGGACGACTCTCCTCGAACAACCCGAATTTGCAGAACATCCCGATTCGCACCGAGACGGGACGCCGGGTCCGCAATGGATTCATCGCGGACAAAGGAAATTGGTTAATCTCTGTAGATTACTCGCAGATCGAGTTGCGCATCGTGGCGCACATGGCACAGGATGAAGGGATGCTCGCCGCCTTCCGCGCCGACGAGGACATCCACGCCACCACCGCCGCGGCAATTTACAACGTCGCGCTCGACGCGGTGACCAAAGACATGCGCCGTCACGCGAAAGCGATCAACTTCGGTCTGATCTACGGCATGTCTGCGTTCGGGTTGATGCGCGGCACCGACCTCACGCTGGCAGAGGCGGAGAATTTCGTCAAAGCCTATTTCACAAAATTCCCCGGCGTGAAAAAATATCTGGACGGCATCCGCAAGCAAGCCGCGCAACAGGGATACGTCGAAACGCTTCTCGGGCGGCGGCGATATTTCCCCGCGCTGCAAGGCAGGACCAACCCGCAGTTGAAAGCGCGCGAAGAACGCGAAGCCATCAACGCGCCGATCCAAGGGACAGCGGCAGACATCATGAAGATCGCCATGTTGAAAATCCCGCCCGCGTTGAAAAAAGCAAAGTTGAGCGGCAAGATGCTCTTGCAAGTGCACGATGAACTCGTGCTGGAATGTCCGAAGGATGAATTGGAAAAAACGGCGAAGGTCGTGAAAGAGACGATGGCAGACGCGTATCCGCTGGACATCCCTCTCTCCACTGAGGCGCGGTATGGAGCGAATTGGGGTGAGATGAAGACGATCTAA
- a CDS encoding RHS repeat protein translates to MSITIDHLYDSLYRLTEANYSIGDFYHYTYDAVGNRLTHVTTVSCPSSPLPQNERAILRQCSGQVSSL, encoded by the coding sequence GTGTCAATAACTATTGACCATCTATACGATTCCCTCTACCGCCTCACAGAAGCCAACTACTCCATTGGCGATTTCTACCATTACACCTACGATGCCGTCGGCAACCGCCTCACACACGTAACCACAGTTAGCTGTCCATCGTCCCCGCTCCCGCAAAACGAACGCGCAATCCTTCGACAATGCTCAGGACAAGTCTCCAGTCTCTAA
- a CDS encoding ABC transporter ATP-binding protein codes for MRDLQFSYPDGHTALRGVTFTLCEGDKVALVGPNGAGKSTLMLQLNGILTGRGDIEIGNMRLTRDNLPVIRSKVGLVFQNPDDQLFSPTVFEDVAFGPLHMRLPEDEVFRRVDSALESVRMSSYRDRLSHHLSVGEKKRIAIATVLSMNPSILILDEPSAGLDPRARRTLINLLRDLPITMLVSTHDMRLVDELFPRTIVMDEGLIVADGATKEILQNESFLNAHGLEKP; via the coding sequence GTGCGCGATCTGCAATTTTCGTATCCCGATGGTCACACGGCGTTGCGCGGCGTTACGTTCACGCTGTGTGAAGGAGACAAGGTGGCGCTGGTGGGACCGAATGGCGCGGGAAAATCCACGCTGATGTTGCAACTCAACGGAATTCTCACCGGGCGCGGCGATATCGAGATCGGGAACATGCGCCTCACGCGCGACAATCTGCCGGTCATCCGCTCGAAGGTGGGACTCGTCTTTCAGAATCCCGACGACCAACTTTTTTCGCCGACGGTGTTCGAGGATGTGGCGTTCGGTCCGCTTCACATGAGACTGCCCGAAGACGAAGTATTTCGCCGCGTGGACAGCGCGCTCGAATCGGTGCGCATGTCTTCGTATCGCGACCGCTTGTCGCATCACTTGAGCGTAGGCGAGAAAAAACGGATCGCGATTGCCACCGTGCTTTCGATGAACCCAAGCATTTTGATTCTTGATGAACCCTCGGCAGGACTCGACCCGCGCGCGCGGCGGACGCTGATCAATTTACTGCGCGACCTGCCGATCACGATGCTGGTCTCCACGCACGATATGCGATTGGTGGATGAATTATTCCCGCGCACGATCGTGATGGATGAAGGCTTGATCGTGGCGGATGGCGCGACGAAAGAAATTTTGCAAAATGAATCATTCTTGAACGCGCATGGGTTGGAGAAGCCTTGA